One Streptococcus sp. S1 DNA window includes the following coding sequences:
- the queA gene encoding tRNA preQ1(34) S-adenosylmethionine ribosyltransferase-isomerase QueA: MNTNDFDFDLPEELIAQTPLEKRDASKLLILDRKTGQFQDRHFDAILDELEPGDALVMNNTRVLPARLHGVKLETGGHVEFLLLKNTQDDCWEVLTKPAKRLKVGATVSFGDGRLTATVEEELEHGGRIVRFHYQGIFLEVLESLGEMPLPPYIHEKLADRERYQTVYAKENGSAAAPTAGLHFTQELLQKIEAKGVHLVYLTLHVGLGTFRPVSVDNLEDHEMHSEFYQLSEEAAATLRQVKAAGKRIVAVGTTSIRTLETIGNKFDGDIQADSGWTNIFIKPGYEWKVVDAFSTNFHLPKSTLVMLVSAFAGRELTLEAYHHAIQERYRFFSFGDAMFIK, translated from the coding sequence ATGAATACCAACGACTTTGACTTTGATTTGCCCGAAGAACTGATTGCCCAAACCCCTCTTGAAAAACGAGATGCCTCTAAACTCTTGATTCTCGATCGAAAAACAGGGCAATTCCAAGACCGTCATTTTGATGCCATTTTAGATGAATTGGAGCCAGGAGATGCTCTTGTCATGAACAATACGCGTGTTCTACCTGCCCGCCTTCATGGAGTCAAACTTGAAACAGGTGGTCACGTCGAATTCCTTCTCCTTAAGAATACACAAGACGACTGTTGGGAAGTCTTGACAAAACCTGCAAAACGCTTAAAGGTAGGTGCCACAGTCAGCTTCGGAGATGGTCGCTTGACCGCAACTGTTGAGGAAGAATTAGAGCACGGAGGTCGCATCGTACGCTTCCATTACCAAGGGATCTTTTTAGAAGTTCTAGAAAGCCTTGGCGAAATGCCACTTCCTCCCTATATTCATGAAAAGCTTGCTGACCGCGAGCGCTACCAAACTGTTTACGCCAAAGAAAATGGTTCTGCTGCAGCTCCAACGGCAGGTCTTCATTTCACCCAAGAATTGCTCCAAAAGATTGAAGCAAAAGGGGTTCACCTGGTCTATTTGACCCTTCATGTGGGCCTAGGAACCTTCCGTCCAGTATCTGTGGACAATCTTGAAGACCATGAGATGCACTCTGAATTTTACCAACTTTCTGAAGAGGCTGCTGCTACCCTTCGTCAGGTAAAAGCTGCAGGGAAACGTATCGTAGCCGTCGGAACGACTTCTATTCGGACCCTTGAAACGATTGGTAACAAATTTGATGGAGACATCCAGGCCGATTCAGGTTGGACCAATATTTTTATCAAACCAGGTTATGAATGGAAAGTCGTCGATGCCTTTTCAACCAACTTCCACCTTCCAAAATCAACTCTGGTCATGTTGGTTTCTGCCTTTGCTGGCCGTGAATTAACCCTCGAAGCATACCACCATGCTATTCAGGAACGCTACCGGTTCTTCAGTTTTGGGGATGCTATGTTCATCAAGTAA
- a CDS encoding arginine repressor, with protein sequence MNKIESRHRLIRSIISERRIHTQQELQEALEANGVLVTQSTLSRDVKSLNLVKINEGDSSYYAMNTIAPSRWENRLRMYMEDALVMLRPVQNQVVVKTLPGLAQSFGAILDALELQEIVATICGDDVCLVICEDNQGALDCFEKLKEFTPPFFFSK encoded by the coding sequence ATGAATAAAATTGAAAGCCGCCACCGCTTGATCCGCTCTATTATTTCTGAGCGTAGGATTCATACCCAACAAGAACTTCAAGAAGCCTTAGAGGCCAATGGCGTTCTCGTTACCCAGTCCACCCTTTCACGGGATGTCAAATCCTTGAATCTAGTAAAAATTAACGAGGGGGATAGTTCCTACTATGCCATGAACACCATCGCTCCTTCCCGTTGGGAAAATCGACTGCGGATGTATATGGAAGATGCCTTAGTCATGTTGCGGCCCGTTCAAAACCAGGTCGTTGTAAAAACTCTTCCAGGTCTTGCCCAATCCTTTGGAGCTATCTTAGATGCATTGGAACTCCAAGAAATTGTAGCCACCATCTGTGGAGACGATGTCTGTTTGGTTATCTGCGAAGACAATCAAGGAGCTTTGGATTGTTTCGAAAAATTAAAAGAATTCACCCCACCCTTCTTCTTTAGTAAATAA
- a CDS encoding dipeptidase: MKNRIKDDVKEQFLNSLQTIISYPSVLNEGENGTPFGQAIQDVLEKTLELARELGFQTYIDPEGYYGYAEIGQGEELLAVLCHLDVVPAGDLQDWQTPPFEATVIGDYLVGRGVQDDKGPSLAALYAVKSLLDDGIQFTKRIRFIFGTDEETLWRCMNRYNQIEEQANLGFAPDSSFPLTYAEKGLLQVKLHGPGWDDLPLQAGQALNVVPDKATYAGHRLEELLPVLDQSGVQYSQTEDSVTVLGVSKHSKDAAEGVNAIVGLAESLSLIQPHPALLFIADAVGEDATGEALFGRITDEPSGDLSFNLATLVIDQEQSEIGIDIRIPVLADKDALVARLREIAASYQLSYEEFDYLAPLYVPLDSPLVSSLMAVYQEETGDKTPAMSSGGATFARTMENCVAFGALFPGAEQTEHQANERAKIDDLYAAMEIYREAIQRLATT; encoded by the coding sequence ATGAAAAATAGAATAAAGGACGATGTAAAAGAGCAGTTTTTAAACTCGCTCCAAACCATCATTTCTTACCCTTCTGTATTAAATGAAGGGGAAAATGGAACACCGTTTGGACAAGCTATCCAAGATGTCCTAGAAAAAACCTTAGAGCTTGCTCGAGAATTAGGTTTTCAAACATATATAGATCCTGAAGGATACTATGGATATGCAGAGATCGGTCAGGGGGAAGAACTCCTGGCCGTTCTTTGTCACTTGGATGTTGTTCCAGCCGGTGATTTACAAGATTGGCAAACGCCACCTTTTGAAGCGACTGTTATAGGTGACTATCTAGTAGGTCGCGGTGTGCAGGATGACAAGGGGCCGTCCCTCGCTGCCCTTTATGCAGTTAAGAGTTTGCTGGATGATGGTATCCAGTTTACCAAACGAATCCGCTTTATCTTTGGAACGGATGAAGAAACCTTGTGGCGCTGTATGAATCGCTACAACCAAATCGAAGAGCAAGCAAATCTTGGATTTGCACCGGATTCCTCTTTCCCATTAACCTATGCTGAAAAAGGCTTATTACAAGTGAAATTGCATGGTCCAGGTTGGGACGATCTTCCCTTACAGGCTGGTCAGGCCCTCAATGTTGTTCCAGACAAGGCGACTTATGCTGGTCATCGTTTGGAAGAGTTGCTTCCTGTTTTGGATCAAAGTGGGGTTCAGTATAGCCAAACAGAAGATTCTGTAACAGTTTTGGGTGTTTCCAAGCACTCTAAAGATGCAGCTGAAGGAGTGAATGCCATTGTCGGTTTAGCGGAAAGTTTATCCCTCATCCAACCCCACCCAGCCTTGCTCTTTATCGCAGATGCTGTTGGTGAGGATGCAACGGGAGAAGCTCTATTTGGCAGAATTACAGATGAACCAAGTGGCGATCTTTCCTTCAATCTTGCGACCCTTGTCATCGATCAAGAACAATCGGAAATCGGGATTGATATCCGGATCCCCGTCTTAGCAGACAAGGATGCCTTAGTAGCTCGTTTGCGAGAAATTGCAGCTAGTTATCAGTTGTCATATGAAGAGTTTGATTATTTGGCTCCTTTATATGTTCCTTTGGATAGTCCTTTAGTCAGCTCTTTGATGGCAGTCTATCAGGAAGAAACTGGTGATAAGACGCCAGCCATGTCTTCTGGTGGTGCGACATTTGCGCGGACCATGGAAAATTGTGTCGCTTTTGGGGCTCTTTTCCCAGGTGCAGAACAGACCGAGCACCAAGCCAATGAACGAGCAAAAATTGACGATCTCTATGCTGCGATGGAAATCTATCGAGAAGCCATTCAACGCTTAGCTACAACATAA
- a CDS encoding YfcC family protein: MSEKTKKGFKMPSSFSVLLIIIAIMAVLTWIIPAGQYKVDKSGAIIAGSYESVKQNPQGIWDVLMAPINAMLGKAPTSAAIDVAFFILMVGGFLGVVNETGTLDVGIASIVRKYKGREKMLILILMPLFALGGTTYGMGEETMAFYPLLVPVMMSVGFDSLTGVAIILLGSQIGCLASTLNPFATVIASDTAGISSASGLLLRVIFWIVLTALSTYYVYRYADKVQKDPTKSLTYATREEDLKHFNVDSGEEIPSQMNKKQKRVLLVFISTFVIMVAGFIPFKDLGITFFENFNESLHKVPVLGQLIGNTDALGTWYFPQTAMLFAFMGILVGIIYGLKEDKIISSFMNGAADLLSVALIVAVARGIQVIMNDGMITATILHWGEEGLKGLSSQLFIVLTYIFYLPMSFLIPSSSGLASATMGIMAPLGKFVNVPGSLIVTAYQSASGVLNLIAPTSGIVMGALALGRIDLSAWWKFMGKLVVAIVVITIALLLLGTMVPFLQ, translated from the coding sequence ATGAGTGAAAAAACGAAAAAAGGATTTAAGATGCCTTCATCTTTTTCCGTATTGTTGATAATCATTGCCATTATGGCAGTGTTAACTTGGATCATTCCAGCTGGTCAATACAAGGTTGATAAATCTGGTGCCATCATCGCAGGTAGTTATGAATCTGTGAAACAAAATCCTCAAGGGATTTGGGATGTCTTGATGGCTCCGATCAATGCCATGCTTGGTAAAGCACCAACTAGTGCAGCGATTGACGTAGCCTTCTTCATCTTGATGGTCGGTGGTTTCCTTGGAGTTGTGAACGAAACAGGTACCCTTGATGTAGGGATTGCTTCTATCGTTCGTAAATACAAAGGCCGCGAAAAAATGTTGATCTTGATCTTGATGCCATTGTTTGCCCTTGGTGGGACAACTTATGGTATGGGTGAAGAAACCATGGCCTTCTATCCACTTCTTGTACCTGTTATGATGTCCGTTGGTTTTGACAGCTTAACAGGGGTAGCCATTATCCTTTTAGGATCACAAATCGGATGTTTGGCGTCAACATTGAACCCATTTGCAACAGTTATCGCTTCTGACACTGCAGGTATCTCAAGTGCCTCAGGTCTCTTGCTCCGTGTAATCTTCTGGATTGTCTTGACAGCCCTTAGCACATACTATGTATATCGTTATGCAGATAAGGTTCAAAAAGACCCAACCAAATCTCTCACCTATGCAACTCGTGAAGAAGATTTGAAACACTTCAACGTTGATAGTGGCGAAGAAATTCCTTCACAAATGAACAAGAAACAAAAACGTGTCTTGCTCGTCTTCATTTCAACATTCGTTATCATGGTTGCTGGATTTATCCCATTCAAAGATTTGGGTATTACATTCTTTGAAAACTTTAACGAATCTCTCCATAAAGTTCCAGTGCTTGGTCAATTGATCGGTAACACAGATGCTCTTGGTACATGGTACTTCCCTCAAACAGCTATGCTCTTTGCCTTTATGGGAATCCTTGTTGGTATCATTTATGGCTTGAAAGAAGATAAAATCATTTCATCCTTCATGAATGGTGCAGCTGACCTCTTGAGTGTTGCTCTTATCGTAGCGGTAGCACGTGGTATCCAAGTCATCATGAACGACGGTATGATCACTGCGACAATTCTTCACTGGGGTGAAGAAGGACTTAAAGGTCTTTCATCTCAATTGTTCATTGTCTTGACTTACATTTTCTACTTGCCAATGTCATTCTTGATCCCATCATCGTCTGGTCTTGCCAGCGCAACAATGGGTATCATGGCACCTCTTGGTAAATTCGTCAATGTACCAGGTAGCTTGATTGTCACAGCTTACCAATCTGCATCTGGTGTCTTGAACTTAATCGCACCAACTTCAGGTATCGTAATGGGGGCTCTTGCTCTTGGACGTATTGACTTGAGTGCATGGTGGAAATTCATGGGTAAATTGGTCGTAGCGATTGTTGTGATCACCATTGCCCTTCTTCTACTAGGAACAATGGTTCCATTCTTGCAATAG
- the arcC gene encoding carbamate kinase: MSRKIVVALGGNAILSSDPSAKAQQEALVETAKHLVKLIKNGDELIITHGNGPQVGNLLLQHLAADSEKNPAFPLDSLVAMTEGSIGYWLQNALQNALLEEGIEKDVASVVTQVVVDKNDPAFVNLSKPIGPFYSEEEAKAEAEKSGATFKEDAGRGWRKVVASPKPVDIKEINTIRTLLNDGQVVVAAGGGGIPVVKEADGSLSGVEAVIDKDFASQRLAELVEADLFIVLTGVDYVFVNYNKPDQAKLEHVNVAQLEEYIKQDQFAPGSMLPKVEAAIAFVNGRPEGKAVITSLENLGALIESESGTIIQKD; this comes from the coding sequence ATGTCAAGAAAAATCGTCGTTGCTTTGGGAGGAAATGCTATTCTCTCATCTGATCCTTCTGCAAAAGCTCAACAAGAAGCACTTGTAGAAACAGCTAAACACTTAGTTAAATTAATCAAAAATGGGGATGAGTTGATCATCACTCATGGGAATGGTCCTCAAGTAGGAAACCTCTTGCTCCAACACTTGGCTGCAGATTCTGAAAAGAACCCAGCTTTCCCACTTGATTCATTAGTTGCTATGACCGAAGGAAGCATTGGTTACTGGCTTCAAAATGCTCTTCAAAATGCTCTTCTTGAAGAAGGAATTGAAAAAGATGTGGCTTCTGTTGTAACACAAGTCGTTGTTGATAAGAACGACCCAGCTTTCGTTAACCTCAGCAAACCAATTGGCCCATTCTACTCAGAAGAAGAAGCAAAAGCAGAAGCTGAAAAATCAGGTGCAACTTTCAAAGAAGATGCTGGTCGTGGCTGGCGTAAAGTTGTGGCTTCACCAAAACCAGTGGATATCAAAGAAATCAATACCATTCGTACTTTGTTGAACGACGGTCAAGTCGTTGTTGCAGCCGGTGGTGGCGGTATCCCAGTTGTGAAAGAAGCAGATGGTAGCCTATCTGGTGTTGAAGCGGTAATCGATAAAGACTTCGCATCTCAACGTTTGGCTGAATTAGTAGAAGCAGACCTCTTCATCGTCTTGACTGGTGTCGATTATGTCTTTGTGAACTACAACAAACCAGACCAAGCAAAATTGGAACATGTTAATGTGGCTCAATTGGAAGAATATATCAAACAAGACCAATTTGCACCAGGAAGCATGCTTCCTAAAGTAGAAGCTGCCATTGCCTTTGTAAACGGTCGCCCAGAAGGAAAAGCAGTTATTACATCCCTTGAAAACCTTGGAGCTTTGATTGAGTCTGAAAGTGGAACAATCATCCAAAAAGACTAA
- the argF gene encoding ornithine carbamoyltransferase, whose translation MTTSVFQGRSFLAEKDFTRAELEYLIGLSAHLKDLKKRNIEHHYLAGKNIALLFEKTSTRTRAAFTTAAIDLGAHPEYLGANDIQLGKKESTEDTAKVLGRMFDGIEFRGFSQRMVEELAEFSGVPVWNGLTDEWHPTQMLADYLTVQENFGRLEGLTLVYCGDGRNNVANSLLVTGAILGVNVHIFSPKELFPEQEIVELAEGFAKESGAHILITEDADEAVKGADVLYTDVWVSMGEEDKFAERVALLKPYQVNMELVKKADNEDLIFLHCLPAFHDTNTVYGKDVAEKFGVEEMEVTDEVFRSKYARHFDQAENRMHTIKAVMAATLGNLYIPKV comes from the coding sequence ATGACAACTTCAGTATTCCAAGGGCGTAGCTTTTTAGCAGAAAAAGACTTTACACGTGCAGAGTTAGAATACCTTATCGGACTTTCAGCTCACTTGAAAGACCTTAAAAAACGCAACATCGAACACCACTACCTTGCTGGTAAAAACATTGCGCTTTTGTTTGAAAAAACTTCAACTCGTACTCGTGCAGCCTTCACTACTGCAGCCATCGACCTTGGTGCTCACCCAGAATACCTAGGTGCAAACGATATCCAACTTGGTAAAAAAGAATCTACAGAAGATACTGCAAAAGTTCTCGGACGTATGTTTGATGGTATCGAATTCCGTGGATTTAGCCAACGCATGGTTGAAGAATTGGCTGAATTCTCAGGTGTTCCAGTATGGAATGGTTTGACTGACGAATGGCACCCAACTCAAATGCTTGCTGACTACTTGACTGTTCAAGAAAACTTTGGGCGTTTGGAAGGTTTGACACTTGTATACTGTGGTGACGGACGTAACAACGTTGCAAACAGCCTTCTTGTAACAGGTGCAATCCTTGGTGTGAACGTACACATCTTCTCTCCAAAAGAACTCTTCCCAGAACAAGAAATTGTTGAATTGGCAGAAGGATTCGCAAAAGAAAGTGGCGCTCATATTTTGATCACTGAAGATGCTGATGAAGCTGTGAAAGGTGCAGATGTACTTTACACTGACGTTTGGGTATCTATGGGTGAAGAAGACAAATTTGCAGAACGCGTTGCCCTTTTGAAACCTTACCAAGTAAACATGGAATTGGTTAAGAAAGCTGATAACGAAGACTTGATCTTCTTGCACTGCTTGCCAGCTTTCCACGACACAAACACTGTTTATGGTAAAGATGTTGCTGAAAAATTCGGCGTAGAAGAAATGGAAGTTACTGACGAAGTGTTCCGTAGCAAATATGCTCGTCACTTTGACCAAGCTGAAAACCGTATGCACACCATCAAAGCGGTTATGGCAGCTACTCTTGGTAACTTGTACATTCCAAAAGTTTAA
- the arcA gene encoding arginine deiminase, translating into MSTHPIHVFSEIGKLKKVCLHRPGKELENLMPDYLERLLFDDIPFLEDAQKEHDAFAEALRNEGIEVLYLEQLAAESLTSPEIRDQFIEEYLEEANIRGRQTKIAIRELLHSIEDNQELVEKTMEGVQKAELPEIPEEAKGLTDLVESDYPFAIDPMTNLYFTRDPFATIGNAVSLNHMYADTRNRETLYGKYIFKYHPVYGGKVELVYNREEDTRIEGGDELVLSKDVLAVGISQRTDAASIEKLLVNIFKKNVGFKKVLAFEFANNRKFMHLDTVFTMVDYDKFTIHPEIQGNLRVFSVTYENEQLKIVEEKGDLAELLAENLGVEKVTLIPCGGGNVVAAAREQWNDGSNTLTIAPGVVVVYDRNTVTNKKLEEYGLRLIKIRGSELVRGRGGPRCMSMPFEREEI; encoded by the coding sequence ATGTCTACACACCCAATTCATGTTTTCTCAGAAATTGGAAAACTGAAAAAAGTTTGTTTGCACCGTCCAGGTAAAGAGTTGGAAAACTTGATGCCTGACTATCTTGAACGTCTTCTTTTTGATGATATTCCATTCTTGGAAGATGCTCAAAAAGAACACGACGCATTTGCTGAAGCACTTCGTAACGAAGGAATCGAAGTACTTTATCTTGAACAGTTGGCTGCTGAGTCATTGACTTCTCCAGAAATTCGCGATCAGTTCATCGAAGAATACCTTGAAGAAGCGAACATTCGTGGACGCCAAACAAAAATTGCGATCCGTGAATTGCTTCACAGCATTGAAGACAACCAAGAATTGGTTGAAAAAACAATGGAAGGGGTTCAAAAAGCTGAACTTCCAGAAATTCCTGAAGAAGCAAAAGGATTGACAGACCTTGTTGAATCTGACTATCCATTTGCTATCGACCCAATGACAAACTTGTACTTCACACGTGACCCATTTGCAACAATTGGTAATGCAGTATCATTGAACCACATGTACGCAGATACACGTAACCGTGAAACTTTGTATGGTAAATACATCTTCAAATACCACCCAGTTTACGGTGGAAAAGTTGAACTTGTCTACAACCGTGAAGAAGATACTCGTATCGAAGGTGGAGATGAGTTGGTACTTTCTAAAGATGTATTGGCAGTTGGTATCTCACAACGTACTGATGCTGCATCAATCGAAAAATTGTTGGTAAACATCTTCAAGAAGAACGTTGGCTTCAAGAAAGTATTGGCCTTCGAATTTGCTAACAACCGTAAATTCATGCACTTGGATACAGTATTCACAATGGTGGACTACGATAAATTCACAATCCACCCAGAAATCCAAGGTAACCTTCGCGTCTTCTCTGTAACTTATGAAAACGAACAATTGAAGATCGTTGAAGAAAAAGGTGATTTGGCTGAATTGCTTGCTGAAAACCTTGGTGTTGAAAAAGTTACATTGATTCCATGTGGAGGTGGCAACGTCGTTGCTGCTGCACGTGAACAATGGAACGACGGATCAAATACTCTTACAATCGCACCAGGTGTGGTAGTAGTATACGACCGTAACACTGTTACGAACAAGAAATTAGAAGAATACGGACTTCGTTTGATTAAGATCCGCGGAAGTGAATTGGTTCGCGGTCGTGGTGGACCTCGTTGTATGTCAATGCCATTCGAACGTGAAGAAATCTAA
- a CDS encoding Crp/Fnr family transcriptional regulator — MITKEDYQLLRSHPAFSALPVELFDKLAVEIHARDIPKGQILFYAGDKRERLFLLANGFARIEQFDSSDQFSYMDYIKKGALFPYGGMFQDERYHYTASAVTDLRCFVIPVHLYEFYAKESKEQLLFIMRKISSILEFQELRLRNVVTASASERVIQSLAILCKDYESLGNQLPFPISMKEMAKLAATTRETVNQVLKKLIDSHKVQYERKQLTFLDTAYFLKSFEEIN; from the coding sequence ATGATTACAAAGGAAGATTACCAGTTGCTCCGCTCGCATCCAGCCTTTTCTGCGCTACCAGTGGAGCTATTTGATAAATTAGCTGTTGAAATTCATGCCAGGGATATCCCTAAGGGACAAATTTTATTTTATGCAGGAGATAAGCGGGAGCGCCTTTTTCTTCTGGCAAACGGCTTTGCTCGTATTGAGCAATTTGATTCGTCGGACCAATTCTCCTATATGGATTATATAAAGAAGGGGGCTTTGTTCCCTTATGGTGGGATGTTCCAGGATGAGCGTTACCACTATACAGCTAGTGCGGTGACGGATTTACGTTGTTTTGTTATTCCCGTTCATCTTTATGAATTTTATGCCAAAGAGAGTAAGGAGCAATTGCTCTTTATTATGAGAAAGATCTCCTCCATCCTAGAATTTCAAGAGTTGCGCTTGCGCAATGTCGTGACAGCTAGTGCTAGTGAGCGCGTGATTCAATCTTTAGCAATTCTGTGCAAGGACTATGAAAGTCTAGGAAATCAGCTTCCATTTCCAATTAGTATGAAGGAAATGGCCAAATTAGCAGCCACAACTCGAGAAACCGTCAATCAAGTTTTAAAGAAACTCATCGATTCTCATAAGGTCCAGTATGAGAGAAAACAACTAACTTTTCTAGATACAGCCTATTTTTTAAAGAGTTTTGAAGAGATCAACTAA
- a CDS encoding serine hydrolase, which yields MKNYLKLRSIMIAISILLCMAGTGTLGYLHVTQPIASAIDKKAKKTKEAKEQDIEKSTPETKKPRIKSPEAKQAVLDADRETMNEYGLVYDYANKGLVEVVQDFLAESEIDPSQVAFTYRNAITGEQFAMNDLQPMTGGSTYKLPLNMLVVDEVAKGKLNLTDRFDITNTYYEYVGEHDNYVAAFDGAMSIPDMQRYSLVYSENTPAYALADRLGGMEQARKLFSRYGQSRSPEVKTFSEDNKTTTDYYIHVLEYLWNHQEKYADLLELIGESFPGEYYKKFLPDLVIQQKPGYVAEALNVDAIVHESTPYLVAIYTAGLGGTTPESSEISGVGLYQLGQLAYVINEWHRVNMNE from the coding sequence ATGAAAAACTATTTGAAGCTACGCTCGATCATGATTGCGATCAGTATTCTATTGTGCATGGCGGGAACGGGTACACTGGGCTACTTGCATGTTACGCAACCAATAGCATCAGCAATCGACAAAAAAGCAAAGAAAACAAAAGAAGCAAAAGAACAAGATATCGAAAAGTCTACCCCTGAGACAAAAAAGCCACGTATCAAATCTCCTGAAGCCAAGCAAGCGGTGCTAGATGCTGACAGGGAGACAATGAATGAGTATGGCTTAGTCTATGATTATGCTAATAAAGGTTTGGTAGAGGTTGTTCAGGATTTCCTAGCAGAAAGTGAAATTGATCCATCACAAGTTGCCTTCACTTATCGCAATGCCATTACAGGAGAGCAATTTGCCATGAATGATCTCCAACCAATGACTGGAGGAAGCACCTATAAGCTACCATTAAACATGTTGGTGGTAGATGAGGTCGCAAAAGGCAAACTCAATTTAACAGACCGGTTTGACATTACCAATACCTACTATGAATATGTAGGGGAGCATGACAATTACGTTGCTGCCTTCGATGGTGCCATGTCTATTCCTGATATGCAACGCTATTCATTGGTTTACTCTGAAAATACCCCTGCCTATGCCTTAGCAGATCGTTTAGGGGGAATGGAGCAAGCGCGTAAGTTATTCAGTCGCTATGGTCAATCCCGTTCACCAGAGGTTAAAACCTTTAGCGAAGATAATAAAACGACAACGGATTATTACATCCATGTCTTGGAATATCTTTGGAATCATCAAGAAAAATATGCAGATTTGCTGGAATTGATTGGGGAATCTTTCCCAGGCGAGTACTATAAGAAATTCTTGCCAGACTTGGTGATCCAACAAAAACCAGGCTATGTGGCTGAAGCGCTCAATGTGGATGCCATTGTCCATGAATCGACTCCTTATTTAGTTGCCATCTATACTGCAGGCCTTGGAGGGACGACTCCAGAAAGTTCTGAAATCAGTGGTGTTGGTCTTTATCAATTGGGTCAATTGGCTTATGTTATTAATGAATGGCATCGTGTCAATATGAATGAATAA